TATTTGGGATTGTTAAAGCAAAAAACCAGATGTAATTCTTATATCTATGCCCCTTACCTCACAAAAGACCTTAATTGTTTTCTTTGTCTTTTCTTCATTGGCACTGTGATCATCTCTTCTTCAGAATAATACCTTACTGCAATATACTTTGATTTTTTTATTGCTTTGATCATAGCGGGTCTTAGATGATAAATTAGTGTCACTTTTCTTGTAGGAAAAACTTTAATATCAGACAAAACCTCTACTTTACTACTATCCAGTGTAGCTATTTTTTGTTTTTGGGGAACAAAATTGGTAAAATCTTTTGAAGGCATTTTTTTGACTTCAACAGGGAATACCTCATCGTCTATAATCCAAAATATTTCTGTGTTCAAAGCACAAGCAGTTTGTTCTAAAGACACTCTGTCAAATACCTTTAGCTTAAAGTTCTTGTCTTTTGTGATTTTCAAAAACCTTTGTTCCAAATCATAAAAACGCGTTCTATGCTCTACTGTTTGGTTATAATAATGAACTAGAGTAGCGCGCTCTTCATCTTTAATATGGTCATAGGTTTCACTTATGTGTCTTTTTGAAAGGCAAGAAGCTACACTACTTAAAACAACAATCAGTAAACTTAATTTTATCACAGTATTTTTCATAGCCTTGCTTTTGCAAGAATGATGCTAAAGCACACTTCCTTCTGCTACACATCTCAAACTATAGATAAAAACGATAATGGAAACACATAAACCAATTACGAACACATAATAGGTATAGCGAAGTAATTTATATTTCTTATGCAATACTTTCCCAAGGAAAAATAAGTCTCTTGACAAGCTATTGTATAAATAATCTTTGTCATTCATTAGCTGTTGAATTCCCCACTCATAATCCTCTAGGCTCATTTTATGAAAATTACCAAAAAACAATAAGTTCCCTTTTTTATTTTCAACGTCTTCTTTGGACAAAAGACCATGTGTTGTTTTAGGAATCGTTGATATGGTCGCAAGAATAATAGAAATAATACTTGAAACCAATAAGGTGATTCCTGCATAAGCTAAGAATGGATTGTTGTCTAATTTTGGAAAGAGAAGTGAGAGTACAATAGAAATAATAATGGCATTAACACTAATCATAGTGTTTGCTTTATTATCGGCTATTCTACTTAAATTCAAGTGGTTTCTAAGAGAAACTCTAAACATGGTTTCAATTCCTCTATCGGGTCGGTCTCCTTTATCCTTTTTCTTTTTTTTCTTCTTTGATGATTTAAGATCGTTGTTGTTGGTATTATTATTCTCTTCAGATTCTTTTCCTGTATCTAACCTGTTCTTTTCCTCAATCATAATCTCATTCATTAAATGATTCAACTTATGTAAATTACCTGATTTTTTAGGCTCCCATTCTCTTTTTGCATACTCAGTATGGTATTTGTGAGTTTTAAGAAAATCAACACATGATGTTGCCCATTCTTGATTACTCATTTCTGGCTTCATGAGCTCTTTTACTTCTTTATAGAGATCCTCAAACGAAGTATCAATATAATCTGTATTTCCTAAATGAACAAGATCTGCATCCTTGATGATTTTCTCTAAAATATTTTGAGGGTCGTGCTGTAAGTTCGTTGCTTGAATCAATTTCATGATTTTTTGCACTTTATTTTCTGGATAATTCATTTTTAATAAATAATCCTGAGCAACTATTGCACTCTTATCTTCATGGTTTTCGCAAGATTTCACATAGGCAATATCATGAAAAAGTATCGCTATTTTAAGATGTTCTATATCTTCTTCTGAGACTCCTTCAGTATTCTGAGAAATTTCAATTGCTGCATCAAATACCATTTCTGTATGCATCATATTATGATAAAACAATCTTCTTTGTTTGTTTTCATCAAATGCTTTCTTTACAAACTGGTAAATGTCGGCTATGAGTTGATTTTCGTTCTGAATATCCATAATAATCTTGCTTTTTTGTTTTATCTAAAACATAAAACCGGTGCTTACTGTTAATAACTCTTCATTTTCATAAAAAGTATAACCTCCTCGGATAATTAGTTGATCTAAAATACCGAAATACATTCCTAAACCATAAGAATGATGCCATTTTTTTGATTCCTCCTTGTCTTGCCAAGTTCTTGCCAAATCTGTATAGGCAGTAAAACCAAAATCGAAAGGAACTACATAATTAGGCACTTTTAACAAACTTGTTCTTAGCTCTAGGGAATTAAATTGCATAGATCTCCCAGAAAAACGATTTCTATAAACGCCTCTAAAATTTGTTTGACCTCCCAAAAAATGGCTCTGAAAAAAGGAGAAATCTCCAAAATTCTTTGCAAATCCAGATCTAAACGCTAAAGTTGTTTGTTTTTTCCTGAAATTTAATGGAATAAATAAACGGAGCTCAGATTTTAACTCGAAAAAAGAATAATCATTTCCAGAAATATCTTGACTCCACTGCCCTGAAGTATTAAACACAAATCCTCTATGTGGGTTTGTTACATGATCCATATTCTCGTAGGAAAAACCTACCCCAAGTCCTAAATTTGTTTGACGACTTTTCCAGTGATGACTAAAACTGTCATGGATTCCTTCTTGATGTCTGAAATGATTTAAACTCGAAAATATTTCTAATGCGCTTGCATAATTTGATATCGGGATTATCAAACTAGGTTTCCATCTAATTTTTGAAAGCCGTACCCATGCTTCGGAGTGCTCATCTTTATCTATAAACGGAGTTTCGTTTCCTATTCCATGGAAATCAAAAAACTGCGGTAATCTTAATGATAAATCAGACTCAAAATCTGCTTGTCCAATGATATCTGTATAGGTAAAAGTATAATCGGCTCGCCATCCATCCTGTCTATTGATCGATTTTCCCAACACAAATTTATGTCTTTGCTCAAAGGGTTCTTTTTTAAATCCATGCTTGGTATAAACAAAACCTGCCCCCAGATAAAATCCATCATCGGGATTTCTACCAAGACTCAAAAGCGGTGCAAGACGATTGTATCTAAAACCTCTTCGGTTATAGTCAATATGCTCAGGCTCATTCTTGATAAATAGCTTAGATTCTTTTCCTAGAGAGAACGCATTCTTAGAGGATGTTTCGTAGATTTTTGTATAATTTCTCCAACCTTTAACAGTAGAATTATCCTCTATTTTATCTTTTTTTGTACCCCCTATAATCCTCACGAGAATACTTTTATTAACAGATCCTTCAACGATATATTCGTCTTTCCCATCTAAGCCATACAATCTTATTTCTTTGGTCTCTTCTGTATTAAAAATGCGTTTATAGAAAGCTTTTGTAGCGATACTTTTGTCTTTTTTTATATTGAAAACTGACACCTCCACTTCCCGGTCATTCATTCTTTTCACTACAAATTTTTCGCTCCCGAAAGTTCCTATAATATCTACTTGTTTTGACAGAATTTCATAATATTCCTTCACAAAATGAGCTAAATTGTTTCTTCTTGCCTTCAAGATGTCTTTCAGTTCGTTACCATGCATTTCTTGTGACGCTTTAGGTAATTTTGAAATAGATACCTCGATTACAGAATCTGTAATAAAACTTTGTAGATTTTCGACCTGCAATAACCAATCATTCAATGTTGCCTGAGATAAAAAAGCTCTATCAAAATATCTCGCATTAAAATTAAAACCTTCAATACTGATAATTTCTTTTTTAAATGGCTGAAATTTTGGCATTAAAGCTCTTTGCCTAGTAAGGAAAGGTAATACTCCATCAAATCTAAAAAAGACTTGATCTCTATCTCTAGGTATAGGTCTATATATCGTTTTCTTACCTTTCTTAAAAGTCGCCCATCTCCACTGATCATCATGACGATCCCAATCTCCAATAAGCATATCAAAGATTCTTGAACGCAGAGTAAAAGGTAAATCTATTTGATGTTTTGTTGAGTTTTGAATTTTCTTTATCGCCTTAGAGTAACTGATGACTTTCTTGCTATTTCCAAAATTTGAAAAAGCTTCCATATTATTATCTGGGCGTTCTTCAATGATTGCGAGCATTCCACCAAATTCATCAATATAATCTCCTAAAATAGCATCTTTGGGAACATAAACTAACTCCGGATTACTATAATATATTTTAGCTGCATTTGCAAGTGGCGGAACAGCGAGTGCGGCATAAGGATGAGCACCAGCCATACCTTCATAAATGATATCTTGAGCGATCGTTCCTCTTAAATTTCTTTGAGTTAGGAATTCCGTATTTTTTTTAATTCCTCGTAGAGAATATTGTAAACCATTGGCTCCTTGAAGTCTCAAAGAAATAGTTTGCATTCCTCCCCCTTTTTTAATGGGTGTTAAACCTCCTGCTTTGTTATGTATATCTAGTACAGGAACCTCTATCTCTGTTGCCCAAAGATCTCTATACATATCACCCATCAAGAATCGCTTCATTTTTCCACCTTGGTAAGTGGAATCCGGTGTCACCCGCATGACTTGATTTGCATAAGATATTTTAACCGCATTCCCTTTTAGGGCTCCCAAGTTTTTAATCTCTTTAGTAAATAGTTTTCTATTAAAAACCTCTACCATTTTTCCCTGTTCATTGAGTGCATAAAAGCTTACCCAAACTGCTCCATTTGCAAAGATTTTTAATTTAGAATATCCTTTATTACTTGTTCCAAAATCAATTTTCCTATTTCTTTTTAAATAAGTTCCTTTACTTCCTGCACCACTAATGATATGATGAAAATTATCTTTTTTGGTATATTGTAAATTATGCTCATGCCCAGAAACATAGATAATATCATCATACTCATTCATCGCTTGAGAAATTTTTCTTACAAAGTCTCGATAAACAGGATGAGCAATATCTTGCCTATGCCCTAAGAACTTTCTATACCCAGGATAAATACTCCCCAAAACGGGTAATGGAACATAAGCATTTTTTGATAACTCGGTAAGTGGAAACAAATGGTATTTTAATGGAAAATTCCCTCCATGTTTTCCATTACTCACCAGAGGATGATGGCCTGCTACAATGATTTTTTTATTTCGATGTTTTTTCAGTTGTTCTTTAAAACTAAAAAGTAATTCATCTGTATTTCTCACGGAACAATCATCGGCCTCTCCATTGGGTTTTTTGTGAGGATGCAACCACCATTGTGTATCTAAGATGATCATGACTAAGCCTGGGGATAATTCTCGAACTTCGGGACCAGGGCAACCTTTACTAGGAAGAAATACATCGCCTTTTTGAAGGTATTTTTCTATAAATCTTTCTTGACGCTTTACTTGCTTCTCTCCTTTTTCTCCTTGCCTTTGCCAATCGTGATTTCCTGGGATAAAAAAGAGATCTGCTTCTACATCTTTCAATAAGTCTAACTGAGCGATGATTCTTTCTTCGTCTTGTTTTCTTTCAGGATGATCTTTTTTCCTCAATCCTACGGGGTAAATATTATCCCCTAAAACGACTACTCCACATTTTCCGTTTGCAGACATTTCTTTTACCATAGGAGAAAAAACTTCTGAAGATTCTGTGGGACTTTCTCCTGCATCTCCTACCAAGTATAACTCATATACTAATTCAGAACCCTCATCGGGAATGATTTTGTTCTTTAATTTGGGGTTTATATAAACCAATGAACCCGTATTACAAGAGATCATAAACAGAAAAATACTGATATAGATTCCTATTTGCTTCATGGTCTTGGGATTTTAACAATATTTGGAAATCCATTTTTCTTTTCATTCGAAATATAGATTTCTCCTGTCTTTAGCACAACAATTCCCTCTGGTTGTTGAAAGGGTCTTTTGGGTAATTTTATTTTATCAAAATCAGCTGTTTTCATTGTATAGATCATTAATTCTCTTGAAGAAGAACTGAGAATAAACCATGTCCCATTGGGTTGAATGTATAAACCTGAAGGTTTGAAATTTTTTCCAACTTGATCATGAGCTAGAGTTAAAATTGGCTTTTTTAAATATTCCATTTTTTCTAGATCGAAAGCATAGAAAAGCACCTTATTTTTATATTTTTTTATCGAATGTGATTTACAAGCAAGAATCAATTGTTTATTTTGCTCATCGTAACTCAAGCCTTCAAAATCAAACCCATTTCTTTTTGGAAACTTAAACCGATCTTTTCCCTTAATATCAAGAGGATACAAGTCTCCATTACTTTTTAAAACAAATAAGCCTTTAGAAGTATTTGTAATCCCTTCATAATCTCCATTTTTTCCAAAATATCGTTCATCAATCGTTCTACCTGAAGACGGATCAATTTGAAAAACGATGCCTTGCTCATCATTAATCGCAAATAAATTTGAATTCTCATCAAAGGTAAGACCCGATATCTCATTTAGCTGATTATCTAACTCCACAATATCGAAACCAATGTTTTGTTGAGCGTTTTTTACTAAGCCATCACAGGCAAATAAGGTCATTGACAATATGACAAATGCAAGTCGCTTCATTCTTGAGTGATTTTATAGAGTTTTACCATATTCATTTTTCCTTTAACAGGATGTTCGCCTATATATTCACGTTTAAACTCTTCACAATCCAAAAGTGAATCATATACTTGAGAAGAAATAAGAAGCTGTGCAGACAAATTATTGCACATTGCTTGAATACGTGAAGCGGTATTCATGGTGTCTCCATGATAAGTAATTTCTTTTTTATACTCACCAACTTCTGTAATTACCACGGGTCCTATATGTGCTCCTGCCTTAAAAAAAGGTTTTACCCCATATTCTTGTTCATAATGATTCGCTCTTTTATCAATAATCTCATTGAATGCAAAAAAGGCTTTAAGAACATTATTATTTTTAAAAGCATCTTTTTTGTTCCAAGAAATTACCACCTCATCTCCAACGTATTGATATACATCTGCCTTAAATTTATCCACTACAGCAAAATCATAAAAACAATCTTGAAGTAGTTGACTAAACCTAATATGCCCTAATGTTTCGGCTAATAAACTAGAATCTTTTAGATCTACAAACATAAAAACTCGTTCTTCTTCAACAGGCCTTAGAAATTTACCTGTTATCATTTTCCAGAGGTTTCCTCGTCCTAGTTTTTTATCCATTTCTATAAAAATTTTACCCATGAATAAAATAACAAGAATATTGACTGCTATGGGGCTTATTTCATCTTGAGTGAAAAATTGATAGGATACGCCAGAAACTTTATAAAATAAACGATTGATAAATAAAACTACTGTATCTAAAACCAATAACACGATAGCAGCATCCGCTAATATCGAGAGCATAATAAAAGTAATCCAGCGCTTATATTTTAAGATTTTCCTTAATACAAGGATATCAAAAAGGCTTGCAGACAAAGCCATTAAAGAAGAAGTAAACACATTGATTATCAATGTAAATTTGATCAAACCAAATTCATTTATCAACAATAACATATTTTGATCCATTTTGCTAGAATCAACATTGGTGATTCTATTGTAAGCAAAAAGGCTAAACATGATAAAGCTGATTATAAAATAATACTTAAAATGCGTATAAAAGCTCCTTCTTTTCATTAATAAAGGTTATGTGTTGGTTGTGTGTCTATTTTTTTAAAAAAAAATCAGATGTCTATTCAATTTATAGATAATTTATCGCTTTTCAAAAAGAAGGAAAATTTAGATCAAAGAAAAATCTTTGAATTCTTAGTTAATAAAGCCGTGAAATATTACTCTTTTTAATCCTCAGCTAAAAGTTCCTGTATCATTAGGAATCTCCAAACTGCATTTGGTGAAGGTTTGCATAAAGTCCTTTTTCTGTCAAAAGATCTTCATGACTTCCTTCTTCCACAAGTTTTCCTTTATCTAAAACAAATATTTTGTCGGCATTTTGGATCGTACTTAATCGATGAGCCACAACGATAGCCGTTCTTCCTTGTCTCAGTTTATTGAATGCTGTTTGAATATATTGTTCCGTTATTGTGTCTATTGACGCTGTTGCCTCGTCTAAAATAATGATACTTGGGTTGTATAAATATGCTCTCAGAAAAGCCACTAGCTGTCTTTGCCCGGTTGATAGATTCGATCCTCTTTCTGAAACTTGAAAATCAAACTGATTGGGTAATTTTTCAAAGTACTCATAGATTCCTATTTCTTTTGCAGCTTCAAATATTCTTTCTCTTGAGAAATCATTTCCTATTTGAAGGTTATACATAATGGTTCCTGAAAATAAAAATCCGTCTTGTTGTACGGCGGCAA
This portion of the Flavobacteriales bacterium genome encodes:
- a CDS encoding SdiA-regulated domain-containing protein, whose amino-acid sequence is MKRLAFVILSMTLFACDGLVKNAQQNIGFDIVELDNQLNEISGLTFDENSNLFAINDEQGIVFQIDPSSGRTIDERYFGKNGDYEGITNTSKGLFVLKSNGDLYPLDIKGKDRFKFPKRNGFDFEGLSYDEQNKQLILACKSHSIKKYKNKVLFYAFDLEKMEYLKKPILTLAHDQVGKNFKPSGLYIQPNGTWFILSSSSRELMIYTMKTADFDKIKLPKRPFQQPEGIVVLKTGEIYISNEKKNGFPNIVKIPRP
- a CDS encoding DUF5706 domain-containing protein, which translates into the protein MDIQNENQLIADIYQFVKKAFDENKQRRLFYHNMMHTEMVFDAAIEISQNTEGVSEEDIEHLKIAILFHDIAYVKSCENHEDKSAIVAQDYLLKMNYPENKVQKIMKLIQATNLQHDPQNILEKIIKDADLVHLGNTDYIDTSFEDLYKEVKELMKPEMSNQEWATSCVDFLKTHKYHTEYAKREWEPKKSGNLHKLNHLMNEIMIEEKNRLDTGKESEENNNTNNNDLKSSKKKKKKKDKGDRPDRGIETMFRVSLRNHLNLSRIADNKANTMISVNAIIISIVLSLLFPKLDNNPFLAYAGITLLVSSIISIILATISTIPKTTHGLLSKEDVENKKGNLLFFGNFHKMSLEDYEWGIQQLMNDKDYLYNSLSRDLFFLGKVLHKKYKLLRYTYYVFVIGLCVSIIVFIYSLRCVAEGSVL
- a CDS encoding adenylate/guanylate cyclase domain-containing protein gives rise to the protein MKRRSFYTHFKYYFIISFIMFSLFAYNRITNVDSSKMDQNMLLLINEFGLIKFTLIINVFTSSLMALSASLFDILVLRKILKYKRWITFIMLSILADAAIVLLVLDTVVLFINRLFYKVSGVSYQFFTQDEISPIAVNILVILFMGKIFIEMDKKLGRGNLWKMITGKFLRPVEEERVFMFVDLKDSSLLAETLGHIRFSQLLQDCFYDFAVVDKFKADVYQYVGDEVVISWNKKDAFKNNNVLKAFFAFNEIIDKRANHYEQEYGVKPFFKAGAHIGPVVITEVGEYKKEITYHGDTMNTASRIQAMCNNLSAQLLISSQVYDSLLDCEEFKREYIGEHPVKGKMNMVKLYKITQE
- a CDS encoding BamA/TamA family outer membrane protein, which translates into the protein MKQIGIYISIFLFMISCNTGSLVYINPKLKNKIIPDEGSELVYELYLVGDAGESPTESSEVFSPMVKEMSANGKCGVVVLGDNIYPVGLRKKDHPERKQDEERIIAQLDLLKDVEADLFFIPGNHDWQRQGEKGEKQVKRQERFIEKYLQKGDVFLPSKGCPGPEVRELSPGLVMIILDTQWWLHPHKKPNGEADDCSVRNTDELLFSFKEQLKKHRNKKIIVAGHHPLVSNGKHGGNFPLKYHLFPLTELSKNAYVPLPVLGSIYPGYRKFLGHRQDIAHPVYRDFVRKISQAMNEYDDIIYVSGHEHNLQYTKKDNFHHIISGAGSKGTYLKRNRKIDFGTSNKGYSKLKIFANGAVWVSFYALNEQGKMVEVFNRKLFTKEIKNLGALKGNAVKISYANQVMRVTPDSTYQGGKMKRFLMGDMYRDLWATEIEVPVLDIHNKAGGLTPIKKGGGMQTISLRLQGANGLQYSLRGIKKNTEFLTQRNLRGTIAQDIIYEGMAGAHPYAALAVPPLANAAKIYYSNPELVYVPKDAILGDYIDEFGGMLAIIEERPDNNMEAFSNFGNSKKVISYSKAIKKIQNSTKHQIDLPFTLRSRIFDMLIGDWDRHDDQWRWATFKKGKKTIYRPIPRDRDQVFFRFDGVLPFLTRQRALMPKFQPFKKEIISIEGFNFNARYFDRAFLSQATLNDWLLQVENLQSFITDSVIEVSISKLPKASQEMHGNELKDILKARRNNLAHFVKEYYEILSKQVDIIGTFGSEKFVVKRMNDREVEVSVFNIKKDKSIATKAFYKRIFNTEETKEIRLYGLDGKDEYIVEGSVNKSILVRIIGGTKKDKIEDNSTVKGWRNYTKIYETSSKNAFSLGKESKLFIKNEPEHIDYNRRGFRYNRLAPLLSLGRNPDDGFYLGAGFVYTKHGFKKEPFEQRHKFVLGKSINRQDGWRADYTFTYTDIIGQADFESDLSLRLPQFFDFHGIGNETPFIDKDEHSEAWVRLSKIRWKPSLIIPISNYASALEIFSSLNHFRHQEGIHDSFSHHWKSRQTNLGLGVGFSYENMDHVTNPHRGFVFNTSGQWSQDISGNDYSFFELKSELRLFIPLNFRKKQTTLAFRSGFAKNFGDFSFFQSHFLGGQTNFRGVYRNRFSGRSMQFNSLELRTSLLKVPNYVVPFDFGFTAYTDLARTWQDKEESKKWHHSYGLGMYFGILDQLIIRGGYTFYENEELLTVSTGFMF